A window from Alkalicoccobacillus plakortidis encodes these proteins:
- a CDS encoding small acid-soluble spore protein P produces the protein MTERHNAKDIRSNAGKAKNGGQPEPLSGSKKVKKANHVSQTNGEG, from the coding sequence ATGACAGAACGTCATAATGCAAAAGACATTAGAAGTAATGCTGGTAAAGCGAAAAATGGTGGGCAACCTGAGCCATTAAGTGGATCTAAAAAGGTTAAAAAAGCGAATCACGTCAGTCAGACAAACGGAGAAGGATAA
- a CDS encoding YjcZ family sporulation protein, with the protein MGGYEKGNGFALIVVLFILLVIVGASWLY; encoded by the coding sequence ATGGGTGGATACGAAAAAGGAAATGGTTTCGCGTTAATCGTTGTGCTTTTTATTCTTCTTGTAATCGTTGGCGCTAGCTGGCTTTATTAA
- a CDS encoding GNAT family N-acetyltransferase has product MQLTYHVNAPVTAEEVADVFKSSGIIRPVDDLDRIEKMLQAAQLVISVRDGEQLVGIARSLTDFCYCCYLSDLAVSKNYQSAGIGSALIERTKNEIGEQCSLILLSAPSSNGLLSKGRI; this is encoded by the coding sequence ATGCAACTAACCTATCATGTAAATGCTCCTGTTACAGCAGAAGAAGTGGCAGATGTTTTCAAATCATCTGGAATTATTAGACCGGTTGATGATTTAGATAGAATTGAAAAAATGCTTCAAGCCGCTCAGTTAGTGATCTCCGTTCGAGATGGTGAACAACTAGTTGGAATCGCACGATCATTAACTGACTTTTGTTACTGCTGTTATCTATCAGATTTAGCTGTTTCAAAAAACTATCAGTCTGCAGGCATTGGGAGCGCTTTAATTGAACGAACGAAAAATGAAATAGGCGAGCAGTGTAGCCTTATTCTTTTATCAGCTCCAAGCAGCAATGGACTACTATCCAAAGGTAGGATTTGA
- a CDS encoding DUF2621 domain-containing protein: MSDWFIWFIVLWTIFLITIMFIGGFFMFRKFLKRLPKEDGKSILDWQDYYIERALPLWDEPQKKLLNELVEPVPEIFRDIAKGKIAGKISEIALKEDASSITEPHIIRGYILATPKRDHKFLIKTLQKKQIDVTPYKHLFEATS; this comes from the coding sequence ATGTCAGATTGGTTTATCTGGTTTATTGTTCTCTGGACTATATTTCTTATCACAATTATGTTTATCGGTGGGTTTTTTATGTTTCGTAAGTTTTTAAAACGTCTTCCAAAAGAAGATGGAAAATCCATTCTTGACTGGCAGGACTATTATATTGAACGAGCTCTTCCACTCTGGGACGAGCCTCAAAAGAAATTATTAAATGAACTTGTTGAACCTGTTCCCGAAATATTTAGAGATATCGCAAAAGGAAAAATTGCAGGAAAGATTAGCGAAATTGCATTAAAAGAAGATGCTTCTAGTATTACAGAGCCTCATATCATCCGTGGATATATTCTAGCAACACCCAAACGCGATCATAAATTTCTTATTAAAACGTTGCAAAAAAAACAAATCGATGTGACACCCTACAAACATTTATTTGAAGCAACTTCATAG
- a CDS encoding aspartyl-phosphate phosphatase Spo0E family protein, with the protein MLKSTLYEVIENKRLQLLKASQSNDLSSSHVLKISQDLDLLLNQYDKEIKRTSYS; encoded by the coding sequence ATGTTGAAAAGTACCTTATATGAAGTCATTGAAAACAAACGCCTGCAACTTCTTAAGGCGTCTCAATCAAATGACCTAAGTTCATCACATGTATTAAAAATCAGCCAAGACTTAGACTTGCTTCTTAACCAATATGACAAAGAGATAAAACGCACCTCTTACAGTTAA
- a CDS encoding YneF family protein, producing the protein MWIHIIGYTVAVLAGLAIGFFIARKTMMSYLKKNPPINEQMLRVMMMQMGQNPSQKKINQMMKAMQKQQTK; encoded by the coding sequence ATGTGGATTCATATTATTGGTTATACTGTAGCCGTACTTGCGGGATTGGCTATCGGATTCTTTATTGCACGTAAAACAATGATGTCTTACTTGAAAAAGAACCCGCCTATTAACGAGCAAATGTTACGAGTGATGATGATGCAAATGGGACAAAACCCATCCCAGAAAAAGATTAATCAAATGATGAAAGCGATGCAGAAGCAGCAAACTAAATAA
- the sirA gene encoding sporulation inhibitor of replication protein SirA, with the protein MRSYQLYLLDEAIVNRYYGQEIKLFNLFCERFQADHTLKPLLTKQVEYITKPLPTKELLKILSKEDHYLSSEQVNVSTYRMEHSPSGSWVDVKLRDHHLLLMAFGKMEIETRLFERLKELNTYFFAVNVGQRRFGWLGPIKKVQAFQNSHSI; encoded by the coding sequence ATGAGAAGCTATCAATTATATTTGCTAGATGAGGCGATTGTGAATCGTTATTACGGGCAAGAAATTAAGCTTTTTAATTTATTTTGTGAACGATTTCAGGCTGATCATACGCTAAAACCCTTACTGACTAAACAGGTTGAGTATATTACTAAACCTTTGCCAACAAAGGAATTACTGAAAATTTTATCAAAAGAAGACCATTATTTAAGCAGTGAACAAGTAAATGTATCTACGTATCGAATGGAGCATAGTCCATCCGGTAGTTGGGTTGATGTGAAACTTCGAGATCACCATCTGCTCTTGATGGCTTTTGGGAAAATGGAAATTGAGACAAGACTCTTTGAGCGACTAAAGGAATTAAATACGTATTTTTTTGCGGTAAACGTTGGACAACGACGTTTTGGCTGGCTTGGACCGATAAAAAAAGTACAGGCTTTCCAAAACAGTCATTCAATTTGA
- a CDS encoding DUF896 domain-containing protein codes for MLHQDKLNRINQLAKKAKESGLTLSEAKEQKELRAEYLKGFRNSFKNQLHSVTVVDEEGTDVTPEALKESKKRNNGNTH; via the coding sequence ATGCTTCATCAAGATAAATTAAACAGGATTAATCAACTAGCTAAAAAGGCGAAGGAGAGTGGCTTAACACTTTCAGAAGCAAAAGAACAAAAAGAATTACGTGCGGAATATCTAAAAGGGTTTAGAAATTCATTTAAAAACCAGTTACATTCTGTCACGGTTGTTGATGAAGAAGGCACGGATGTGACCCCTGAGGCACTTAAGGAAAGTAAAAAACGTAATAACGGGAATACTCATTAA
- the lexA gene encoding transcriptional repressor LexA, with product MTKLSRRQEEILGFIKVEVRKKGYPPSVREIGEAVGLASSSTVHGHLSRLEKKGYIRRDPTKPRAIEVLDLEDMLAENESPKRQASYAPIIGKVTAGLPITAVENIEDYLPLPEHMSADENTYVLVIEGESMIEAGIYDGDMVIVRQQQTANNGDIIVAMTEDNEATVKRFFKEKDRIRLQPENASMDPIILSSVTILGKVIGVFRTIH from the coding sequence ATGACAAAGCTTTCAAGACGTCAGGAAGAGATTCTTGGTTTTATAAAAGTAGAAGTCCGAAAAAAAGGCTATCCGCCATCCGTTCGTGAAATTGGAGAAGCTGTTGGGTTAGCATCTAGCTCTACGGTACATGGGCATTTATCAAGACTTGAAAAAAAGGGCTACATTCGTCGAGATCCCACTAAACCTAGAGCAATTGAAGTATTAGACCTTGAAGATATGCTAGCAGAAAACGAATCCCCAAAACGACAAGCAAGCTATGCACCAATTATCGGTAAAGTAACAGCCGGTCTTCCTATTACAGCAGTCGAGAATATAGAAGACTACTTACCTCTTCCTGAACATATGTCGGCTGATGAGAATACATATGTGTTAGTAATTGAAGGGGAAAGTATGATTGAGGCTGGCATCTACGACGGTGATATGGTCATTGTTCGTCAACAACAAACAGCAAACAACGGTGACATCATTGTTGCGATGACCGAGGACAACGAAGCAACAGTAAAACGCTTTTTTAAAGAAAAAGATCGTATTAGGCTCCAACCAGAGAATGCTTCAATGGATCCAATTATCTTATCTTCTGTGACGATCCTTGGAAAAGTCATTGGTGTATTCCGTACCATTCATTAA